A single region of the Streptomyces sp. NBC_00425 genome encodes:
- a CDS encoding DNA-binding protein NsdB, which produces MSGQPNTRLSDLFGLAGWSKGELARLVNRQAAAMGHPQLSTDTSRVRRWIDTGEIPRDPVPRVLAALFTERLGRVVTIEDLGLVRHGRTGKRPGGGSAEHPDGVPWAPERTAAVLTEFTGMDLMLNRRGLVGAGAALAAGSALSSAMHDWLHTDPTLSADAPTVDHPLVHHADPAGFDRYEAAPIGAEEVDELERSVEVFRAWDAARGGGLQRKAVVGQLNEVGGILAYRHPAHLQRRLWGVAANLAVLAGWMSHDVGLEPTAQKYFVIAAHAAREGGDRPRAGEALSRAARQMVHLGRPDDALDLMELAQSGSGEEVLPRTRAMFHTIEAWAQAAMGKGQAMRRTLGRAEDLFVSDKGDIVPPSWMQTFKDEDLYGMQALAYRTLAEFEPQAAAHAQYYAEKALALRVDGRERSKIFDHLSMASACFIADDPEQADRFARLALMSMGSNSSRRTWDRLSQMYRLTAQYAGYPRISELREEIRLALPKQKGAKGGNSARA; this is translated from the coding sequence GTGAGCGGACAACCCAACACCCGTCTCTCGGATCTGTTCGGCCTGGCCGGCTGGTCCAAGGGCGAACTCGCGAGGCTGGTCAACCGGCAGGCGGCGGCCATGGGCCACCCCCAGCTGTCGACCGACACCTCGCGGGTGCGGCGGTGGATCGACACGGGAGAGATCCCGCGCGATCCGGTGCCGCGGGTGCTGGCAGCCCTGTTCACCGAGCGTCTCGGCCGTGTCGTGACCATAGAGGACCTCGGTCTGGTCCGGCACGGGCGTACAGGTAAACGGCCCGGCGGCGGGAGTGCTGAACACCCCGACGGCGTGCCGTGGGCGCCCGAACGGACTGCTGCGGTCCTCACCGAATTCACGGGAATGGACCTCATGCTCAACCGACGCGGTCTGGTGGGCGCGGGTGCCGCGCTCGCCGCGGGATCAGCTCTCAGCAGCGCCATGCACGACTGGCTGCACACCGACCCCACTCTCTCCGCCGACGCTCCCACCGTCGACCATCCGCTCGTCCATCACGCCGATCCCGCCGGGTTCGACCGCTACGAGGCCGCTCCCATCGGGGCGGAGGAGGTCGACGAACTGGAGCGCTCGGTCGAGGTGTTCCGAGCCTGGGACGCGGCCCGCGGAGGCGGGCTGCAACGCAAGGCGGTGGTGGGCCAGCTCAACGAGGTGGGCGGCATCCTGGCCTACCGTCACCCCGCCCATCTCCAGCGACGCCTGTGGGGCGTCGCGGCCAACCTCGCCGTCCTCGCCGGCTGGATGTCGCACGACGTCGGCCTCGAACCCACCGCCCAGAAGTACTTCGTCATCGCCGCCCATGCCGCACGGGAGGGCGGCGACCGGCCGCGGGCCGGTGAGGCGCTGTCCCGGGCCGCCCGGCAGATGGTGCACCTCGGACGCCCCGACGACGCCCTCGACCTCATGGAACTGGCCCAGTCCGGCTCCGGCGAGGAGGTACTGCCGCGTACCCGGGCGATGTTCCACACCATCGAGGCCTGGGCGCAGGCGGCGATGGGCAAGGGGCAGGCGATGCGGCGCACTCTCGGCCGTGCGGAGGACCTCTTCGTCTCCGACAAGGGCGACATCGTCCCGCCGTCCTGGATGCAGACCTTCAAGGACGAGGACCTGTACGGGATGCAGGCGCTCGCCTACCGCACGCTGGCCGAGTTCGAGCCGCAGGCGGCCGCCCACGCCCAGTACTACGCGGAGAAGGCGCTGGCGCTGCGCGTCGACGGGCGCGAGCGGTCGAAGATCTTCGACCATCTGTCCATGGCGTCCGCCTGCTTCATCGCGGACGACCCCGAACAGGCGGACCGGTTCGCACGGTTGGCCCTGATGTCGATGGGGTCGAACTCCTCCCGGCGCACCTGGGACCGGCTGAGCCAGATGTACCGGCTCACCGCGCAGTACGCCGGCTACCCGAGGATCAGCGAGCTGCGCGAGGAGATCAGGCTGGCGCTGCCGAAGCAGAAGGGTGCGAAAGGGGGCAACAGCGCCCGGGCGTGA
- a CDS encoding PP2C family protein-serine/threonine phosphatase: protein MPPHVSADHPAAQPPARGSVDALISQTRRLKGDIDAVRQDAQGDATDPEGRWQRALCDLARHQLDDLDAHLAQLRDGPRLAPPAGPPPAAAAPRQGSLVSRVGSAEWNLLTDEAVWSEELFRILGRDPATPPLTLDELPCLVLEEDRPKLTSMVTDCLVDARPIDGEFRLLRPTGTPRTVHMMGEPVLDSDGATAAMWAVLRDVSELRRTQRAVRESHDSLQARRQAQTEHRRAVELQEAVLPPHRVPLRLPHEGPSTLDVAARYLPAASTSLIGGDWYDALELPDDETLLSVGDLTGHGPAVTSNTAMLLGALRGMAMAGAQPARLLSWLNQLLDATVRPVLGSALCCRYRPRTRTLVWAQAGHPAPLLFRDGTGRRLRAPEGFLLGAAPRTAYEQAEEPLREGDLILLHTDALAAPDRLLALAPLLDGARSAQECVETAVRECGEAERTDDACVLVARVTR, encoded by the coding sequence ATGCCGCCCCACGTCTCTGCGGATCACCCCGCCGCCCAGCCGCCGGCGCGCGGCTCGGTGGACGCGCTGATCTCGCAGACCAGACGGCTCAAGGGCGACATCGACGCCGTACGGCAGGACGCCCAGGGCGACGCGACGGACCCCGAGGGACGCTGGCAACGCGCCCTCTGCGATCTGGCACGGCACCAACTCGACGACCTCGACGCGCACTTGGCCCAGTTACGGGACGGCCCCCGGCTCGCGCCGCCCGCCGGCCCCCCGCCCGCAGCCGCGGCTCCCCGCCAGGGGTCCCTGGTCAGCCGGGTCGGCAGCGCGGAGTGGAACCTGCTGACGGACGAAGCCGTGTGGTCCGAGGAGCTCTTCCGCATCCTCGGCCGCGACCCCGCCACTCCCCCGCTCACCCTCGACGAACTCCCCTGTCTCGTCCTCGAGGAGGACCGGCCCAAACTGACCTCGATGGTCACGGACTGCCTGGTCGACGCCCGGCCCATCGACGGCGAGTTCCGCCTCCTGCGCCCGACGGGCACCCCGCGCACCGTGCACATGATGGGCGAACCCGTGCTCGACTCCGACGGCGCCACCGCCGCCATGTGGGCCGTGCTGCGGGACGTCAGCGAACTGCGCCGCACCCAGCGCGCGGTGCGCGAGAGCCACGACTCGCTGCAGGCCAGGCGTCAGGCGCAGACCGAGCACCGGCGGGCGGTCGAACTGCAGGAGGCGGTCCTGCCCCCGCACCGCGTCCCCCTGCGCCTGCCGCACGAGGGACCGAGCACGCTCGACGTCGCCGCCCGTTACCTGCCCGCCGCCAGCACCTCCCTGATCGGCGGCGACTGGTACGACGCGCTCGAACTCCCCGACGACGAGACGCTGCTCAGCGTCGGCGACCTCACCGGACACGGCCCGGCCGTCACCTCGAACACGGCGATGCTGCTGGGCGCCCTGCGCGGCATGGCCATGGCGGGCGCCCAGCCGGCCCGGCTGCTGTCCTGGCTGAACCAGTTGCTCGACGCCACCGTCCGACCGGTCCTCGGCAGCGCCCTGTGCTGCCGCTACCGGCCGCGGACCCGCACCCTGGTGTGGGCGCAGGCCGGTCACCCCGCCCCGCTGCTGTTCCGCGACGGGACGGGACGCCGACTGCGGGCGCCGGAGGGCTTCCTGCTCGGAGCCGCCCCGCGCACCGCATACGAGCAGGCCGAGGAGCCCCTCCGTGAGGGCGACCTGATCCTGCTGCACACCGACGCCCTGGCAGCCCCTGACCGTCTCCTCGCGCTGGCCCCGCTCCTGGACGGAGCACGCAGCGCCCAGGAGTGCGTCGAAACGGCCGTGCGGGAGTGCGGCGAGGCCGAACGCACCGACGACGCCTGTGTGCTCGTCGCCCGGGTGACCCGGTAG
- a CDS encoding SsgA family sporulation/cell division regulator produces MDTTLEQPVRAWLVTAEDQALPVPATLRYDGADPFAVHVDFPSEVSLAGEPVTWTFGRGLLEEGVDGPAGSGDVHIWPCGRVRTVVEFHSPLGMALLQFDTGALRRFLLRSYAVVARGGEDVDGALDRGLQALLGNV; encoded by the coding sequence ATGGACACCACTCTGGAACAACCCGTCCGCGCCTGGTTGGTCACCGCGGAGGACCAGGCGCTGCCCGTGCCCGCCACGCTCCGCTACGACGGCGCCGACCCGTTCGCCGTGCACGTGGACTTCCCGTCCGAGGTCTCCCTCGCGGGCGAGCCGGTGACCTGGACCTTCGGCCGCGGGTTGCTGGAGGAGGGCGTGGACGGTCCGGCCGGGAGCGGCGACGTGCACATCTGGCCCTGCGGGCGGGTCCGTACGGTGGTGGAGTTCCACTCCCCGCTCGGGATGGCCCTGCTCCAGTTCGACACCGGGGCCCTGCGCCGTTTCCTGCTGCGCAGCTACGCGGTCGTGGCCCGTGGCGGCGAGGACGTCGACGGCGCGCTCGACCGGGGTCTGCAGGCCCTGCTCGGCAACGTCTGA
- a CDS encoding Gfo/Idh/MocA family protein codes for MGDLLGVAVLGAGHMGADHVRRLDRVVSGARVAAVADPDAARAEEAAAGLDAVTVHTEAEAALDAPGVAAVLIASPGPAHQEALLAAFARGLPVLCEKPMVPDPAGALRVLEAEARLGRRLAQIGFMRRYDAEYRRLKALLDDGRLGRPLMLHCVHRNVSSPPGFTSAMLVDSSVSHEIDAARWLLGQELTSVSVLRPRPSPGAPQGLLDPQFVLFETSGGALVDVEVFVNCGFGYQVRCEAVCEAGSARVGDDHGPLVTARGSAGVEVPQDYLVRFADAYDREVQTWVDATRRGRVTGPSVWDGYAASAVAEAGVRALETGARVGVELAPRPGLYAAGDR; via the coding sequence GTGGGCGACCTGCTGGGCGTGGCCGTACTGGGCGCCGGACACATGGGCGCCGACCACGTACGCCGCCTGGATCGTGTGGTGAGCGGCGCCAGGGTGGCCGCTGTGGCCGACCCCGACGCGGCGCGCGCCGAGGAGGCCGCGGCCGGCCTCGACGCGGTGACGGTCCACACGGAGGCGGAGGCCGCGCTCGACGCGCCCGGCGTCGCGGCCGTGCTGATCGCCTCGCCCGGCCCCGCCCACCAGGAGGCGTTGCTCGCGGCCTTCGCCCGCGGCCTTCCGGTCCTCTGCGAGAAACCCATGGTTCCGGACCCGGCGGGGGCGCTGCGGGTGCTGGAGGCGGAGGCCCGGCTCGGACGGCGGCTGGCGCAGATCGGGTTCATGCGGCGGTACGACGCCGAGTACCGCCGCCTGAAGGCGCTGCTGGACGACGGGCGGCTGGGACGGCCGCTGATGCTGCACTGCGTGCACCGCAACGTGTCCTCGCCGCCGGGCTTCACGAGCGCGATGCTGGTCGACAGTTCGGTGTCGCACGAGATCGACGCGGCCCGCTGGCTGCTCGGCCAGGAGCTGACCTCGGTCTCCGTGCTGCGGCCGCGCCCCTCGCCCGGCGCCCCGCAGGGCCTGCTGGACCCCCAGTTCGTGCTCTTCGAGACCTCGGGCGGCGCCCTGGTCGACGTGGAGGTCTTCGTCAACTGCGGCTTCGGGTACCAGGTGCGCTGCGAGGCCGTGTGCGAGGCGGGCAGCGCGCGCGTCGGCGACGACCACGGCCCGCTCGTCACCGCGCGGGGCTCCGCCGGCGTGGAGGTGCCGCAGGACTACCTCGTGCGGTTCGCCGACGCCTACGACCGCGAGGTGCAGACCTGGGTCGACGCCACGCGGCGGGGCCGGGTCACCGGACCGTCCGTGTGGGACGGCTACGCGGCCTCGGCCGTCGCCGAGGCCGGGGTCCGGGCCCTGGAGACCGGGGCGCGCGTCGGCGTCGAACTCGCCCCGCGCCCCGGGCTGTACGCCGCCGGCGACCGCTGA
- a CDS encoding baeRF3 domain-containing protein, which produces MEHALSPATLSELRRPRPYPAVSVLTPTHRREPGNAQDRVRLRNVVAEAKRQLEHDPAITRERRADVAGHLDRALAEVDLTHSEDGLVIYAAPGEHQVWSLARPVPERVVLSDTFLTRNLVSAQAAERPFWVLSVSADRVTLWNGGADRVTEEHTGGFPLVRSRPNFDAERMQRTGDLPSTFRDEGTRHFLRDADTAVGGLLRSHPRPLFVTGEQAALSLLDELGGVTRDALHIAHGGLSHGPPEAVWQAVRPLLDAESRRDLASIARVFDSARGHRMFAAGVDEVWQNAREGRVRLLAVEENYRITVRDHGDHLVPAASGDLDAREDIVDEIVEQCLETGAAVRFVPDGTLGEMDGIAGVLRY; this is translated from the coding sequence ATGGAGCACGCACTCAGCCCCGCCACCCTCTCCGAACTGCGCCGCCCACGGCCCTATCCGGCGGTGTCCGTGCTGACGCCGACGCACCGCCGCGAACCCGGCAACGCCCAGGACCGGGTCCGGCTCCGCAACGTCGTGGCGGAGGCGAAGAGACAGCTGGAGCACGATCCGGCGATCACCCGCGAGCGGCGCGCCGACGTCGCGGGACACCTGGATCGCGCGCTGGCCGAGGTCGACCTGACGCACAGCGAGGACGGCCTGGTCATCTACGCGGCGCCGGGCGAGCACCAGGTGTGGTCGCTGGCCCGCCCCGTGCCCGAACGCGTGGTGCTCTCCGACACCTTCCTGACCCGCAACCTGGTCTCCGCGCAGGCCGCCGAACGGCCCTTCTGGGTGCTCTCGGTCTCCGCGGACCGCGTCACGCTGTGGAACGGCGGCGCCGACCGGGTCACCGAGGAGCACACCGGCGGCTTCCCCCTGGTCAGGAGCCGGCCGAACTTCGACGCCGAGCGCATGCAGCGGACCGGCGACCTGCCCAGCACGTTCCGCGACGAGGGCACGCGCCACTTCCTGCGCGACGCCGACACCGCCGTCGGCGGACTGCTGCGCTCGCACCCGCGCCCACTGTTCGTCACCGGCGAGCAGGCGGCGCTGTCGCTCCTCGACGAGCTGGGCGGCGTCACCCGCGACGCCCTGCACATCGCGCACGGCGGACTCTCGCACGGCCCGCCCGAGGCCGTGTGGCAGGCGGTGCGCCCGCTGCTCGACGCGGAGTCCCGCCGGGACCTGGCGTCGATCGCCCGGGTCTTCGACTCGGCGCGCGGGCACCGCATGTTCGCGGCCGGCGTCGACGAGGTGTGGCAGAACGCGCGGGAGGGCCGGGTCCGGCTGCTGGCCGTCGAGGAGAACTACCGGATCACGGTCCGCGACCACGGGGACCACCTCGTCCCGGCCGCGAGCGGCGATCTGGACGCCCGCGAGGACATCGTCGACGAGATCGTCGAGCAGTGTCTGGAGACGGGCGCCGCGGTGCGCTTCGTGCCGGACGGCACCCTGGGCGAGATGGACGGCATCGCGGGGGTGCTGCGCTACTGA
- a CDS encoding alpha/beta fold hydrolase codes for MPQLEVDGAALTYDDEGPRDGDGVPLVFVHGWTANRHRWDHQMAHFAAKRRVIRFDLRGHGESSGAGVKTVEELARDLLALLDHLEIERFVLVGHSMGGMISQTVALSHPERVERMVLVNSIGRMTYSRGRGLLMGVSTLVPFKWFVAANIQRAFAPGYPRDEIRAYVKSSADTPREVVMTLYGAMRAFDVLDRVGEIQAPTLMIHGYHDIQLPVGQMLRMAKAYPDATVRIIDAGHELPVEKPAELTAAIDAFVTVGSVGSVGSV; via the coding sequence ATGCCGCAGCTCGAAGTCGACGGCGCAGCACTGACGTACGACGACGAGGGCCCGCGCGACGGCGACGGCGTGCCCCTGGTGTTCGTGCACGGCTGGACGGCCAACCGGCACCGCTGGGACCACCAGATGGCGCACTTCGCCGCGAAGCGCCGTGTCATCCGGTTCGACCTGCGCGGGCACGGCGAGAGCAGCGGGGCGGGCGTGAAGACGGTCGAGGAGCTGGCCCGGGACCTCCTCGCCCTCCTCGACCACCTGGAGATCGAGCGGTTCGTGCTGGTCGGCCACTCGATGGGCGGGATGATCTCGCAGACCGTGGCCCTCTCCCACCCCGAGCGGGTGGAGCGCATGGTGCTGGTGAACTCCATCGGCCGCATGACCTACAGCCGGGGCCGGGGCCTGCTGATGGGCGTCTCCACCCTCGTCCCCTTCAAGTGGTTCGTCGCCGCCAACATCCAGCGCGCCTTCGCCCCCGGCTACCCGCGTGACGAGATCCGCGCGTACGTCAAGTCCTCGGCGGACACCCCTCGCGAGGTCGTCATGACCCTGTACGGCGCCATGCGGGCCTTCGACGTCCTCGACCGGGTCGGCGAGATCCAGGCCCCGACGCTGATGATCCACGGCTACCACGACATCCAGCTCCCGGTGGGGCAGATGCTGCGGATGGCCAAGGCATACCCGGACGCCACCGTGCGCATCATCGACGCCGGTCACGAACTCCCGGTGGAGAAGCCGGCCGAGCTGACCGCGGCGATCGACGCCTTCGTGACCGTCGGGTCCGTCGGGTCCGTCGGGTCCGTGTAG
- a CDS encoding FMN-binding glutamate synthase family protein: MRRFLPLLLVALGAAVATLAAAGLSARWWIAAGPLLAAACLGVRDLVQRGRSVPRNYPLVGRLRYPTARALPERAGRKDPAEAAGEPDEHEYLVPSLRPVEAAEEPPVVRVGGPDCSQPYDMALLNVSAMSFGALSSRAVLALNRGAALGRFAQDTGEGGLSEHHLRGGGDLVWEIGTGYFGCRTADGGFDEREFADKAALPEVKCVSLKLSQGASPGSGAVLPGVKVGVEIARERKVPVGEPVVSPPVHRTFSTPRELVLFVARLRELAGGKPTGFKLCVGSRREFLAVCRAMAAEGVTPDFVVVDGSEGGTGAAPAEFSGRLGMPLTQGLITVHNALAGVGLRDRVRIGASGRVASGSDIVRRLVQGADYTNAARAMMLAVGCVRAGRCHTGACPAGVATQDPLRVRALHVADKARQVRRYQRETVRDAVRIMAAMGVREPGGLTPALLVRRTGPGSERSYAELYEWLAPGELLAGPPESWEADWKAADPDSFG; this comes from the coding sequence GTGCGCCGGTTCCTGCCGCTGCTGCTCGTCGCCCTGGGCGCGGCCGTGGCGACGCTCGCGGCGGCCGGCCTGTCCGCCCGGTGGTGGATCGCGGCCGGACCGCTGCTGGCTGCGGCCTGCCTCGGCGTCCGGGATCTGGTGCAGCGCGGCCGCTCCGTACCGCGCAACTACCCGCTGGTCGGACGTCTGCGGTACCCGACGGCGCGGGCGCTGCCCGAGAGGGCCGGCCGGAAGGACCCGGCCGAAGCCGCCGGCGAGCCGGACGAGCACGAGTACCTGGTGCCCTCACTGCGTCCCGTCGAGGCGGCCGAGGAGCCGCCGGTGGTGCGGGTGGGCGGGCCCGACTGCTCCCAGCCGTACGACATGGCCCTGCTGAACGTGTCCGCGATGAGCTTCGGCGCGCTGTCCTCGCGTGCGGTCCTCGCCCTCAACCGGGGTGCCGCACTGGGGCGTTTCGCCCAGGACACCGGCGAGGGCGGGTTGTCGGAGCACCATCTGCGCGGCGGGGGCGACCTCGTGTGGGAGATCGGGACGGGGTACTTCGGCTGTCGTACCGCCGACGGCGGGTTCGACGAGCGGGAGTTCGCGGACAAGGCGGCGCTGCCCGAGGTGAAGTGCGTGTCGCTGAAGCTGTCGCAGGGCGCGTCGCCGGGCAGCGGCGCGGTGCTCCCCGGCGTGAAGGTCGGCGTCGAGATCGCCCGGGAGCGGAAGGTACCGGTGGGTGAACCCGTGGTGTCGCCGCCCGTCCACCGGACGTTCTCGACGCCGCGCGAACTGGTGCTGTTCGTGGCCCGGTTGCGGGAACTCGCGGGCGGCAAGCCGACCGGGTTCAAGCTGTGCGTGGGCTCGCGGCGGGAGTTCCTCGCGGTCTGCCGGGCGATGGCGGCGGAGGGCGTGACGCCCGACTTCGTGGTGGTGGACGGGTCGGAGGGCGGCACGGGCGCGGCGCCGGCGGAGTTCTCCGGGCGGCTGGGCATGCCGCTCACCCAGGGGCTGATCACGGTGCACAACGCCCTCGCCGGCGTCGGCCTCCGGGACCGGGTGCGGATCGGGGCGAGCGGTCGGGTGGCGTCGGGCTCGGACATCGTCCGACGGCTCGTGCAGGGCGCCGACTACACCAACGCGGCCCGCGCCATGATGCTCGCCGTCGGCTGCGTGCGGGCCGGGCGCTGCCACACCGGCGCCTGTCCGGCCGGCGTGGCGACGCAGGACCCGTTGCGGGTCCGCGCGCTGCATGTGGCCGACAAGGCCCGCCAGGTCCGGCGCTACCAGCGCGAGACGGTCCGTGACGCGGTGCGGATCATGGCCGCCATGGGCGTGCGCGAACCGGGCGGGCTCACCCCCGCCCTGCTGGTCCGGCGGACCGGGCCCGGCTCCGAGCGCTCGTACGCGGAGCTGTACGAGTGGCTCGCGCCGGGCGAACTGCTCGCCGGACCGCCCGAGTCGTGGGAGGCGGACTGGAAGGCGGCGGACCCGGACAGCTTCGGGTGA